The following coding sequences lie in one Syngnathus scovelli strain Florida chromosome 1, RoL_Ssco_1.2, whole genome shotgun sequence genomic window:
- the peli3 gene encoding E3 ubiquitin-protein ligase pellino homolog 1 isoform X1, translated as MVLEGSSEALCPPPSLELRPSCNKSQPSPPLGSSSQLPDEVFPDDRETVTYGELIVLGHNGSLASGDKGRRRSRLALYKRPKANGVKPDVIHNISTPLVSKALSNKSQHSISYTLSRSHSVIVEYTHDTNTDMFQIGRSTESMIDFVVTDTSGGGGGCAGGEGGAGQSAQSTISRYACRIMCERNAPYTARIYAAGFDSSKNIFLGERAAKWRTSDGLMDGLTTNGVLVMHPAGDFVSEPAPGVWREISVCGNVFALRETRSAQQRGKLQFVLRARTSRIWTTDGFQLADLSPTQVDNESNTLQDGSLIDLCGATLLWRTPSGLRRTPTLKQLESLRQGLNAARPQCPVGFNTLAFPSLAQREIVDKKQPWVYVNCGHVHGYHNWGYRKEKSPAGPGGTAPAPTGERECPMCRRVGPYVPLWLGCEGGLYLDAGAPTHAFCPCGHVCSQKTAAGWSQIPLPHGTHAFHAACPFCGTWLTGERGHIKLIFQGPVD; from the exons ATGGTTTTGGAGGGTAGCTCCGAGGCACTGTGTCCCCCCCCGTCGCTGGAGCTGCGCCCATCCTGCAACAAGAGCCAGCCCTCGCCCCCTTTGGGCTCCAGCTCTCAGCTTCCGGACGAAGTCTTTCCCGATGACAGGGAGACCGTCACGTACGGCGAGCTCATCGTCTTGGG GCACAATGGCTCGCTGGCCAGCGGAGACAAAGGTCGCAGGAGGAGTCGCCTGGCCCTTTATAAGAGACCAAAAGCCAATGGGGTCAAACCTGATGTCATCCACAACATCTCAACACCTCTTGTGTCCAAG GCACTCAGCAACAAAAGCCAGCACAGCATCTCATACACGCTCTCTCGTAGCCACTCGGTCATTGTGGAGTACACGCATGACACAAACACCGACATGTTCCAG ATCGGCCGCTCCACGGAGAGCATGATCGACTTTGTGGTGACGGACACAtccggcgggggcggcggctGCGCCGGCGGGGAGGGGGGCGCAGGTCAGTCGGCGCAGAGCACCATCTCCCGTTACGCCTGCCGCATCATGTGCGAGCGCAACGCCCCCTACACGGCCCGCATATACGCCGCCGGCTTTGACTCCTCCAAAAACATCTTCTTGGGG GAACGCGCCGCCAAGTGGAGGACGTCGGACGGCTTGATGGATGGACTGACCACCAACGGCGTGCTGGTCATGCACCCGGCCGGCGACTTTGTATCCGAGCCGGCTCCGGGCGTCTGGAGGGAAATTTCCGTCTGCGGCAATGTCTTTGCGCTGAGGGAGACCCGATCGGCACAGCAGAGGGGAAAATTG CAGTTTGTCTTACGAGCGCGGACCAGCAGGATTTGGACAACCGACGGCTTTCAACTCGCTGATCTTTCCCCGACGCAGGTGGACAACGAGTCCAACACCCTCCAGGACGGCTCCCTGATCGACCTGTGCGGGGCTACGCTGCTGTGGCGGACTCCCAGCGGCCTGCGCCGCACACCCACCCTCAAGCAGCTGGAGTCCCTGCGCCAGGGGCTGAACGCCGCTCGGCCGCAGTGCCccgtgggcttcaacaccctggCCTTCCCCAGCCTGGCCCAGCGCGAAATCGTGGACAAGAAACAGCCCTGGGTGTACGTCAACTGCGGCCACGTGCACGGCTACCACAACTGGGGCTACCGCAAGGAGAAAAGCCCCGCTGGGCCAGGGGGCACGGCCCCGGCCCCCACGGGCGAGAGGGAGTGCCCCATGTGCAGGCGGGTGGGACCCTACGTGCCGCTGTGGCTGGGCTGCGAGGGGGGCTTGTATCTGGACGCCGGAGCGCCCACCCATGCTTTCTGCCCCTGCGGCCACGTTTGCTCCCAAAAGACAGCGGCGGGATGGAGTCAGATCCCGCTGCCGCACGGCACGCACGCCTTCCACGCCGCCTGCCCCTTCTGCGGGACCTGGTTGACGGGAGAGCGGGGACACATTAAACTCATCTTCCAAGGCCCCGTCGACTGA
- the peli3 gene encoding E3 ubiquitin-protein ligase pellino homolog 1 isoform X2: MVLEGSSEALCPPPSLELRPSCNKSQPSPPLGSSSQLPDEVFPDDRETVTYGELIVLGHNGSLASGDKGRRRSRLALYKRPKANGVKPDVIHNISTPLVSKALSNKSQHSISYTLSRSHSVIVEYTHDTNTDMFQIGRSTESMIDFVVTDTSGGGGGCAGGEGGAGQSAQSTISRYACRIMCERNAPYTARIYAAGFDSSKNIFLGERAAKWRTSDGLMDGLTTNGVLVMHPAGDFVSEPAPGVWREISVCGNVFALRETRSAQQRGKLVDNESNTLQDGSLIDLCGATLLWRTPSGLRRTPTLKQLESLRQGLNAARPQCPVGFNTLAFPSLAQREIVDKKQPWVYVNCGHVHGYHNWGYRKEKSPAGPGGTAPAPTGERECPMCRRVGPYVPLWLGCEGGLYLDAGAPTHAFCPCGHVCSQKTAAGWSQIPLPHGTHAFHAACPFCGTWLTGERGHIKLIFQGPVD; the protein is encoded by the exons ATGGTTTTGGAGGGTAGCTCCGAGGCACTGTGTCCCCCCCCGTCGCTGGAGCTGCGCCCATCCTGCAACAAGAGCCAGCCCTCGCCCCCTTTGGGCTCCAGCTCTCAGCTTCCGGACGAAGTCTTTCCCGATGACAGGGAGACCGTCACGTACGGCGAGCTCATCGTCTTGGG GCACAATGGCTCGCTGGCCAGCGGAGACAAAGGTCGCAGGAGGAGTCGCCTGGCCCTTTATAAGAGACCAAAAGCCAATGGGGTCAAACCTGATGTCATCCACAACATCTCAACACCTCTTGTGTCCAAG GCACTCAGCAACAAAAGCCAGCACAGCATCTCATACACGCTCTCTCGTAGCCACTCGGTCATTGTGGAGTACACGCATGACACAAACACCGACATGTTCCAG ATCGGCCGCTCCACGGAGAGCATGATCGACTTTGTGGTGACGGACACAtccggcgggggcggcggctGCGCCGGCGGGGAGGGGGGCGCAGGTCAGTCGGCGCAGAGCACCATCTCCCGTTACGCCTGCCGCATCATGTGCGAGCGCAACGCCCCCTACACGGCCCGCATATACGCCGCCGGCTTTGACTCCTCCAAAAACATCTTCTTGGGG GAACGCGCCGCCAAGTGGAGGACGTCGGACGGCTTGATGGATGGACTGACCACCAACGGCGTGCTGGTCATGCACCCGGCCGGCGACTTTGTATCCGAGCCGGCTCCGGGCGTCTGGAGGGAAATTTCCGTCTGCGGCAATGTCTTTGCGCTGAGGGAGACCCGATCGGCACAGCAGAGGGGAAAATTG GTGGACAACGAGTCCAACACCCTCCAGGACGGCTCCCTGATCGACCTGTGCGGGGCTACGCTGCTGTGGCGGACTCCCAGCGGCCTGCGCCGCACACCCACCCTCAAGCAGCTGGAGTCCCTGCGCCAGGGGCTGAACGCCGCTCGGCCGCAGTGCCccgtgggcttcaacaccctggCCTTCCCCAGCCTGGCCCAGCGCGAAATCGTGGACAAGAAACAGCCCTGGGTGTACGTCAACTGCGGCCACGTGCACGGCTACCACAACTGGGGCTACCGCAAGGAGAAAAGCCCCGCTGGGCCAGGGGGCACGGCCCCGGCCCCCACGGGCGAGAGGGAGTGCCCCATGTGCAGGCGGGTGGGACCCTACGTGCCGCTGTGGCTGGGCTGCGAGGGGGGCTTGTATCTGGACGCCGGAGCGCCCACCCATGCTTTCTGCCCCTGCGGCCACGTTTGCTCCCAAAAGACAGCGGCGGGATGGAGTCAGATCCCGCTGCCGCACGGCACGCACGCCTTCCACGCCGCCTGCCCCTTCTGCGGGACCTGGTTGACGGGAGAGCGGGGACACATTAAACTCATCTTCCAAGGCCCCGTCGACTGA
- the peli3 gene encoding uncharacterized protein peli3 isoform X3: MVLEGSSEALCPPPSLELRPSCNKSQPSPPLGSSSQLPDEVFPDDRETVTYGELIVLGHNGSLASGDKGRRRSRLALYKRPKANGVKPDVIHNISTPLVSKALSNKSQHSISYTLSRSHSVIVEYTHDTNTDMFQIGRSTESMIDFVVTDTSGGGGGCAGGEGGAGTRRQVEDVGRLDGWTDHQRRAGHAPGRRLCIRAGSGRLEGNFRLRQCLCAEGDPIGTAEGKIGGQRVQHPPGRLPDRPVRGYAAVADSQRPAPHTHPQAAGVPAPGAERRSAAVPRGLQHPGLPQPGPARNRGQETALGVRQLRPRARLPQLGLPQGEKPRWARGHGPGPHGREGVPHVQAGGTLRAAVAGLRGGLVSGRRSAHPCFLPLRPRLLPKDSGGMESDPAAARHARLPRRLPLLRDLVDGRAGTH; encoded by the exons ATGGTTTTGGAGGGTAGCTCCGAGGCACTGTGTCCCCCCCCGTCGCTGGAGCTGCGCCCATCCTGCAACAAGAGCCAGCCCTCGCCCCCTTTGGGCTCCAGCTCTCAGCTTCCGGACGAAGTCTTTCCCGATGACAGGGAGACCGTCACGTACGGCGAGCTCATCGTCTTGGG GCACAATGGCTCGCTGGCCAGCGGAGACAAAGGTCGCAGGAGGAGTCGCCTGGCCCTTTATAAGAGACCAAAAGCCAATGGGGTCAAACCTGATGTCATCCACAACATCTCAACACCTCTTGTGTCCAAG GCACTCAGCAACAAAAGCCAGCACAGCATCTCATACACGCTCTCTCGTAGCCACTCGGTCATTGTGGAGTACACGCATGACACAAACACCGACATGTTCCAG ATCGGCCGCTCCACGGAGAGCATGATCGACTTTGTGGTGACGGACACAtccggcgggggcggcggctGCGCCGGCGGGGAGGGGGGCGCAG GAACGCGCCGCCAAGTGGAGGACGTCGGACGGCTTGATGGATGGACTGACCACCAACGGCGTGCTGGTCATGCACCCGGCCGGCGACTTTGTATCCGAGCCGGCTCCGGGCGTCTGGAGGGAAATTTCCGTCTGCGGCAATGTCTTTGCGCTGAGGGAGACCCGATCGGCACAGCAGAGGGGAAAATTG GTGGACAACGAGTCCAACACCCTCCAGGACGGCTCCCTGATCGACCTGTGCGGGGCTACGCTGCTGTGGCGGACTCCCAGCGGCCTGCGCCGCACACCCACCCTCAAGCAGCTGGAGTCCCTGCGCCAGGGGCTGAACGCCGCTCGGCCGCAGTGCCccgtgggcttcaacaccctggCCTTCCCCAGCCTGGCCCAGCGCGAAATCGTGGACAAGAAACAGCCCTGGGTGTACGTCAACTGCGGCCACGTGCACGGCTACCACAACTGGGGCTACCGCAAGGAGAAAAGCCCCGCTGGGCCAGGGGGCACGGCCCCGGCCCCCACGGGCGAGAGGGAGTGCCCCATGTGCAGGCGGGTGGGACCCTACGTGCCGCTGTGGCTGGGCTGCGAGGGGGGCTTGTATCTGGACGCCGGAGCGCCCACCCATGCTTTCTGCCCCTGCGGCCACGTTTGCTCCCAAAAGACAGCGGCGGGATGGAGTCAGATCCCGCTGCCGCACGGCACGCACGCCTTCCACGCCGCCTGCCCCTTCTGCGGGACCTGGTTGACGGGAGAGCGGGGACACATTAA
- the rce1a gene encoding CAAX prenyl protease 2 → MNIAVVSVLSCLLLACSYVGSLYVWRSELPRDHPTVIKRRFTSVLIVSGASPLFVWAWREFTGIRMGPSLLAIMGIRFEGFVPAVIFPLLLTMVLFLGPLTQLAMDCPWSLVDGIRVALDPYFWVVCFSDMRWLRNQVVAPLTEELVFRACMLPMLVPCFGPALAILTCPLFFGVAHFHHVIELLRFRQGTLSGIFLSAVFQFSYTAVFGAYTAFVLMRTGHLVGPVLCHSFCNYMGFPAISAALEHPHRHTVLSSYLLGVLLFFLFLFPFTDPSYYVPPTPLCTLASSSSSLCLASS, encoded by the exons ATGAACATAGCCGTAGTGTCGGTGTTGTCCTGTCTGCTGCTCGCCTGCTCTTACGTTGGAAGTTTGTACGTGTGGAGGAGTGAGCTGCCCAG GGACCACCCGACTGTCATCAAGCGGCGGTTCACCAGCGTGTTAATCGTCTCAGGCGCGTCGCCTCTTTTTGTGTGGGCATGGAGGGAATTCACAGGCATCAGG ATGGGGCCATCACTTCTGGCGATCATGGGGATCCGCTTTGAAGGCTTTGTCCCTGCTGTCATCTTTCCTCTACTGCTGACCATG GTCCTCTTTCTGGGCCCCCTGACGCAGTTGGCTATGGACTGTCCCTGGAGCCTCGTGGACGGCATCCGGGTGGCCCTCG ACCCGTACTTCTGGGTGGTGTGCTTCAGTGACATGCGCTGGTTGAGGAACCAGGTGGTGGCTCCGTTAACAGAAGAGCTGGTGTTCAGGGCCTGCATGCTGCCCATGTTGGTGCCCTGCTTTGGCCCGGCTCTCGCCATCCTTACGTGCCCGCTCTTCTTTGGAGTGG CTCACTTCCATCACGTGATTGAGCTGCTGCGTTTTCGGCAGGGGACGCTGTCAGGAATCTTCCTTTCAGCAG TGTTCCAGTTTTCCTACACAGCCGTGTTTGGGGCCTACACAGCCTTCGTCTTGATGAGAACAG GTCACCTGGTGGGTCCGGTACTCTGCCACTCCTTCTGTAACTACATGGGTTTCCCCGCCATCAGTGCGGCTCTGGAGCACCCCCATCGTCACACTGTCCTTTCGTCTTACCTGTTGGgggtcctcctcttcttccttttcCTCTTCCCCTTCACCGACCCGTCCTACTATGTCCCCCCCACACCGCTGTGCACCTTGGCCTCTTCCTCCAGCAGCCTCTGCCTCGCCTCGTCTTGA
- the cd248a gene encoding CD248 molecule, endosialin a has product MGSLVSGSVSPLLTSLLAFLFWGFSCVWTEDLMERDALCNADGCLVVYFQRKTFLDSWRACKEKGGNLATLKREVDAAAVHALFTTVDLRRSRTKVQVWIGLQRQPRQCTATRPLRGFSWTTGDQETEYTNWQREYSHAMCSVPRCVVMGYNTQDLSENLKWLDGSCSVPVDGYLCHYGYKGMCPALWSEGSGNAFYATPFGLLSTLLTHVPLGSVATVPCEKEQQSVMCLSREDGSVGWSRGPPLCSGPPASHDWCRQNNGGCEHFCKQAGAHSYCECAEGYQLEDDGQSCVLSDACQEANCQFECLPLSEGYRCACPDGYMLAPDEHGCLDVDECLQSPCEHACANSPGSFECHCQRGYRLNDEGACQDLDECLSDPCEQTCENTDGSFLCLCHFGFSPQPEDRSRCQDTDECQIPGTCEQMCVNYEGGFECYCEEGYQLVPSDSSSCQKIADRSAVTPSFPWLTPQPAPVWDPLDYDWPPQPGQTDWDPEGDRTLDWLTDPPKVWGSDVIWVTSAPQEDMFHPAPETHEEDVGDHTDLLPTTVITTPAPTTISSTSLYSYEDEEPEEEEETTPSPLSSTSTISEGAWNWWPGFSTVLQNRGNPEDKVTASDMLTDSSHRNPSEKEKQTPEEEKQVEHDVATTSKDAPTWVIPSQQPTIKHSNSVQEGQGSTRSSTWLLVGLLVPICIFVVLMAVLAVVYCTRCAVRSRSKTDTDCYHWISGAHDKQGAAGPLAGVKSQV; this is encoded by the coding sequence ATGGGCTCTCTGGTGAGCGGTTCTGTGTCCCCCCTCTTGACCTCCCTGCTGGCCTTCCTTTTCTGGGGCTTTTCCTGCGTCTGGACCGAGGACTTGATGGAGCGAGACGCGCTGTGCAATGCGGACGGCTGCCTGGTGGTCTACTTCCAACGAAAGACCTTCTTGGACTCGTGGAGGGCCTGCAAGGAGAAGGGTGGCAACTTGGCCACCTTAAAACGCGAGGTGGATGCCGCCGCTGTCCATGCTCTCTTCACCACTGTGGACTTGCGACGGTCGCGCACCAAGGTCCAAGTTTGGATCGGCCTGCAGCGGCAACCTCGCCAGTGCACGGCCACCCGACCTCTTCGGGGTTTCTCCTGGACTACTGGTGACCAAGAAACAGAATACACAAACTGGCAGAGAGAGTACTCGCACGCCATGTGCTCAGTGCCACGCTGCGTCGTCATGGGGTACAACACTCAGGACCTCAGCGAGAACTTGAAGTGGCTGGACGGGTCCTGTTCGGTGCCCGTGGATGGTTATCTGTGTCACTATGGCTACAAAGGAATGTGCCCCGCCTTGTGGAGCGAGGGCTCGGGCAACGCCTTCTACGCCACACCGTTTGGCCTTCTGAGCACCCTTCTGACCCACGTGCCCTTGGGCTCGGTGGCAACCGTGCCCTGCGAGAAGGAGCAGCAATCGGTAATGTGTCTCTCAAGGGAAGACGGTTCAGTGGGGTGGTCCAGAGGTCCCCCTCTCTGTTCCGGTCCTCCGGCGTCTCACGACTGGTGCCGGCAGAATAACGGCGGTTGCGAGCATTTCTGCAAGCAAGCTGGCGCGCACTCGTACTGCGAGTGCGCCGAGGGCTATCAACTGGAAGACGACGGTCAAAGCTGCGTGCTGTCCGATGCTTGCCAAGAGGCCAACTGCCAGTTTGAGTGCCTGCCTCTTTCCGAGGGCTACCGCTGCGCCTGTCCCGATGGCTACATGCTGGCTCCGGATGAGCACGGCTGTTTGGACGTGGATGAGTGTCTCCAGAGTCCCTGCGAGCACGCTTGCGCCAACTCCCCCGGGAGCTTTGAATGTCACTGTCAGCGGGGTTACCGCCTCAACGACGAGGGCGCCTGCCAGGATCTGGACGAATGCCTAAGCGATCCGTGCGAACAGACCTGTGAGAACACTGACGGCTCTTTCCTTTGCCTCTGCCACTTTGGGTTCTCACCGCAACCCGAGGACCGCAGTCGGTGTCAAGACACCGACGAGTGCCAGATCCCGGGAACCTGCGAGCAAATGTGTGTCAACTACGAGGGCGGCTTCGAGTGCTATTGTGAGGAAGGCTACCAACTTGTCCCGTCCGACTCGTCTTCGTGTCAGAAGATAGCCGACCGATCGGCCGTCACGCCGTCCTTTCCTTGGCTTACGCCCCAGCCTGCACCCGTGTGGGATCCCTTGGACTACGACTGGCCACCACAGCCCGGTCAGACCGATTGGGACCCAGAGGGGGATCGGACACTTGACTGGCTGACTGACCCTCCCAAAGTTTGGGGTTCGGATGTAATTTGGGTGACCAGCGCACCACAGGAGGACATGTTTCATCCCGCACCAGAGACACACGAGGAAGATGTTGGTGACCACACTGACCTTTTGCCAACCACCGTCATAACCACACCTGCACCCACCACTATTTCCAGCACCTCTCTTTACTCTTATGAAGATGAGGAgccggaagaagaagaggagaccACTCCTTCCCCCTTGTCTTCTACCTCTACAATCTCAGAAGGCGCTTGGAATTGGTGGCCGGGGTTCTCAACTGTGCTCCAGAACCGAGGAAATCCAGAGGATAAAGTCACAGCGTCTGACATGCTGACTGATTCCAGCCACCGCAATCCATcggagaaagaaaaacagacCCCGGAGGAAGAAAAGCAGGTCGAGCACGACGTCGCAACCACCTCCAAAGATGCGCCCACCTGGGTCATCCCCTCTCAGCAGCCCACAATCAAACATTCCAATTCAGTCCAGGAGGGCCAGGGGTCGACTCGGAGCAGCACCTGGCTGTTGGTGGGCCTCTTGGTGCCCATCTGCATCTTCGTTGTGTTAATGGCGGTTCTGGCTGTCGTCTATTGTACCCGCTGCGCTGTGCGGTCCCGGAGCAAGACAGACACAGACTGTTACCACTGGATCTCCGGCGCTCACGATAAGCAGGGCGCTGCTGGACCGTTGGCAGGAGTCAAGAGCCAAGTCTAG
- the sstr1b gene encoding somatostatin receptor type 1: MDFNVSVAIVPTRPAPNASADYEDYYPDPDASKIIIPSIYVLVCCVGLTGNAMVIYVILKYAKMKTATNIYILNLAIADELFMLSVPFFATSAAVRHWPFGSLMCRLVLSVDGINMFTSIFCLTVLSVDRYAAVVHPIRAARYRRPTVAKLVNVCIWGLSLVVILPIIIFADTVPAEDGAMDCNFLWPEESWSEAFVVYTFLLGFLLPVGAICLCYCLMVARMRAVGLKAGWLQRRSSEKRITRMVLLVVAVFVMCWMPFYVVQLVSVFHRPPDPMVTQLFVILSYANSSANPILYGFVSDHFRRSFQRIVCFRWLESGVDAEQVDYCAVVVKGQATCAQPDFPKDLTASDMVFRNGTYTSRNTAV, encoded by the coding sequence ATGGATTTTAACGTGAGCGTTGCAATTGTGCCGACGCGCCCGGCGCCTAACGCGAGTGCCGACTATGAGGACTACTACCCGGATCCAGACGCCAGTAAAATCATCATCCCGTCCATCTACGTCCTGGTGTGCTGCGTGGGCCTAACAGGCAACGCCATGGTCATATACGTCATTCTCAAGTACGCCAAAATGAAGACAGCTACCAACATTTACATCCTCAACTTAGCCATCGCTGACGAGCTGTTCATGCTGAGCGTGCCCTTCTTTGCCACGTCGGCCGCCGTGCGTCACTGGCCCTTCGGCTCGCTCATGTGCAGGCTTGTGCTGAGCGTGGACGGCATTAACATGTTCACGTCGATCTTCTGTCTCACTGTGTTGAGTGTGGATCGCTACGCGGCCGTGGTGCACCCCATTAGGGCGGCGCGTTACCGCCGCCCAACCGTGGCcaaactggtcaacgtttgcatCTGGGGGTTGTCGCTGGTGGTCATCCTGCCCATCATCATCTTTGCCGACACCGTCCCGGCTGAGGACGGCGCCATGGACTGCAACTTTCTGTGGCCGGAGGAGTCCTGGTCCGAAGCTTTTGTGGTCTATACttttcttttgggattcctgctACCCGTGGGGGCCATATGTTTGTGCTACTGCCTGATGGTGGCCAGGATGCGAGCAGTGGGGCTAAAAGCCGGGTGGCTTCAACGGCGGAGCTCAGAGAAGAGGATCACCCGCAtggtgctgctggtggtggCGGTCTTTGTCATGTGTTGGATGCCCTTTTACGTCGTCCAACTGGTCAGCGTCTTCCACCGGCCGCCGGACCCCATGGTCACCCAACTTTTCGTCATACTCAGCTATGCAAACAGCAGCGCCAACCCAATCCTCTACGGCTTTGTGTCAGATCACTTCCGCCGCTCTTTCCAGCGCATCGTGTGCTTCCGCTGGCTGGAGTCCGGCGTGGATGCCGAGCAGGTGGACTACTGCGCTGTAGTGGTCAAGGGACAGGCCACCTGTGCCCAGCCTGATTTCCCCAAAGACTTAACAGCCTCCGATATGGTATTTCGTAACGGAACGTATACCTCGCGCAATACCGCTGTGTGA
- the LOC125972349 gene encoding uncharacterized protein has product MKLVTIILLLCVHSADSANREGKKGEVVFCDANDELKLDTSAGELVTWKFNGNDLPSGVTHPDASTKKDLKIATLAAANTGLYKATYNPNTVKKFTIIVNNSIQLFWAFSETCTAATPCNVKVGGSIKLDGDTGVTWHFKAPNSDEIEIKDDKPNDPPKFTTNKKELGLFDLQKPQSGKYTAKKTGSNDKEFPVAVREPVTSATVKEKKRSCTDVTLVCEVTGDAKSFTWNKDNTKINGATEKEHTITNAAGSNGEYVCKAKDYFDAEKGSADFTYTYAAPQTVSDVSITKEGRRLTCVATGTVKRFEWQMEDGTTVSAQHGTVDDDVKSQLKLTLTAKGNFVCKAIGCDDKAVMSKVFVVAATTEDQTNHGGVDEDDKRDNTGLAPPTTTSKGLPGRGPQGASTSVALLLISVLVELYVMML; this is encoded by the exons ATGAAGCTCGTGACCATCATCTTGCTCCTCTGCGTCCACTCGGCAG ATTCGGCAAACCGCGAGGGCAAGAAGGGTGAGGTGGTGTTCTGCGATGCAAACGACGAACTCAAACTGGACACTTCAGCTGGAGAATTGGTCACATGGAAGTTCAATGGCAATGATCTCCCCTCTGGAGTGACACACCCTGACGCATCTACGAAAAAAGACCTGAAAATTGCCACCCTGGCAGCAGCGAACACTGGCTTGTACAAGGCCACCTACAACCCAAACACGGTCAAGAAGTTCACCATCATT GTGAATAACTCTATACAACTCTTTTGGGCTTTTTCAGAAACCTGCACCGCAGCCACCCCATGCAACGTCAAAGTGGGTGGCTCCATCAAGCTGGACGGAGACACAGGTGTCACCTGGCACTTTAAGGCACCTAATAGCGATGAAATCGAAATCAAGGACGATAAACCTAATGATCCACCCAAGTTCACCACCAATAAGAAAGAGTTGGGCCTCTTCGACCTGCAAAAACCTCAAAGCGGGAAGTACACGGCCAAGAAAACGGGCAGCAACGACAAAGAGTTTCCAGTCGCAGTCCGAG AGCCCGTCACCTCGGCCACAGTCAAAGAGAAAAAACGCTCCTGCACTGATGTGACCTTAGTGTGCGAGGTCACCGGTGATGCCAAATCCTTCACATGGAACAAGGACAACACTAAGATAAATGGTGCAACTGAAAAGGAGCATACCATCACAAACGCGGCTGGTAGCAACGGTGAATATGTTTGCAAGGCCAAAGACTACTTCGATGCGGAGAAGGGGAGTGCTGACTTCACCTACACCTACGCAG CTCCGCAAACCGTCTCCGACGTCAGCATCACCAAGGAGGGGCGCCGCCTCACGTGTGTGGCCACCGGTACCGTCAAGAGGTTCGAGTGGCAGATGGAGGATGGGACGACAGTCTCTGCACAGCACGGCACAGTGGACGACGATGTTAAGTCACAGTTGAAATTGACCTTGACGGCCAAAGGCAACTTTGTTTGCAAGGCCATCGGCTGCGATGATAAGGCCGTCATGTCCAAGGTCTTTGTCGTCGCCGCCACCACCGAGGACCAGACTAACCATGGAGGCGTCGACGAGGACGACAAGCGTGACAATACAG GTTTGGCCCCACCCACCACCACATCAAAGGGCCTCCCAGGAAGGGGCCCCCAGGGCGCGTCCACCTCCGTCGCTCTGCTGCTGATAAGCGTCCTCGTTGAGCTCTACGTGATGATGCTGTAg